A single Xenopus laevis strain J_2021 chromosome 3S, Xenopus_laevis_v10.1, whole genome shotgun sequence DNA region contains:
- the LOC121402222 gene encoding histone H2A type 1-like — protein MNPSQSTKTRTVPAAYKKQSARSKGSSLSHFASNDRLAIMSGRGKQGGKTRAKAKTRSSRAGLQFPVGRVHRLLRKGNYAERVGAGAPVYLAAVLEYLTAEILELAGNAARDNKKTRIIPRHLQLAVRNDEELNKLLGGVTIAQGGVLPNIQSVLLPKKTESAKSAKSK, from the coding sequence ATGAATCCTAGCCAATCAACGAAGACACGTACGGTCCCGGCTGCCTATAAGAAGCAAAGTGCGCGCTCCAAAGGATCATCGTTGAGTCATTTTGCGTCGAACGACAGGCTTGCAATTATGTCAGGAAGAGGCAAACAAGGCGGCAAGACCCGGGCTAAGGCCAAGACTCGCTCATCTCGGGCCGGCCTTCAGTTCCCAGTCGGCCGTGTTCACCGGCTGCTCAGGAAAGGCAATTATGCCGAGCGGGTGGGAGCCGGAGCACCGGTCTACCTTGCAGCAGTGCTCGAGTATCTGACCGCCGAGATCCTCGAGTTGGCCGGCAACGCTGCCCGGGATAACAAGAAGACTCGGATCATCCCCAGGCACCTGCAGCTCGCCGTGCGCAACGACGAGGAGCTCAACAAACTGCTCGGAGGGGTCACCATCGCCCAGGGCGGTGTCCTGCCCAACATCCAGTCTGTGCTGCTCCCCAAGAAAACCGAGAGCGCCAAATCTGCCAAGAGCAAGtga
- the LOC121402223 gene encoding histone H2B 1.1: protein MPEPAKSAPAPKKGSKKAVTKTQKKDGKKRRKSRKESYAIYVYKVLKQVHPDTGISSKAMSIMNSFVNDVFERIAGEASRLAHYNKRSTITSREIQTAVRLLLPGELAKHAVSEGTKAVTKYTSAK, encoded by the coding sequence ATGCCTGAACCCGCCAAATCTGCTCCAGCCCCAAAGAAGGGCTCCAAGAAAGCCGTGACTAAAACCCAGAAGAAGGATGGCAAGAAGCGTAGGAAGAGCAGGAAGGAGAGCTACGCCATCTACGTCTACAAAGTGCTGAAACAGGTGCACCCCGATACCGGCATCTCTTCCAAGGCCATGAGCATCATGAACTCCTTCGTCAACGATGTGTTCGAGCGCATCGCAGGGGAAGCCTCCCGCCTGGCTCACTACAACAAGCGCTCCACCATCACCTCCCGGGAGATCCAGACCGCAGTCCGCCTGTTGCTGCCTGGGGAGCTGGCCAAGCACGCCGTGTCCGAGGGCACCAAGGCCGTCACCAAGTACACCAGCGCCaagtaa
- the LOC108703479 gene encoding histone H4, which produces MSGRGKGGKGLGKGGAKRHRKVLRDNIQGITKPAIRRLARRGGVKRISGLIYEETRGVLKVFLENVIRDAVTYTEHAKRKTVTAMDVVYALKRQGRTLYGFGG; this is translated from the coding sequence ATGTCTGGAAGAGGCAAGGGCGGAAAGGGTCTGGGCAAAGGAGGCGCTAAGCGCCACAGGAAGGTGCTGCGGGATAACATCCAGGGCATCACCAAGCCCGCCATCCGCCGCCTGGCACGCAGAGGGGGAGTCAAGCGCATCTCCGGCCTCATCTACGAGGAGACTCGCGGGGTGCTGAAAGTGTTCCTGGAGAACGTTATCCGGGACGCGGTCACCTACACCGAGCACGCCAAGAGGAAGACCGTCACCGCTATGGATGTGGTGTATGCTCTGAAGCGCCAGGGACGCACTCTGTACGGATTCGGAGGTTAA
- the LOC100037078 gene encoding uncharacterized protein LOC100037078 (The RefSeq protein has 2 substitutions, 2 non-frameshifting indels compared to this genomic sequence) yields MAEAAESAPAPPPAEPAAKKKKQQPKKAAGAAKSAKKPSSGPSVSEQIVTAVSASKERSGVSLAALKKTLAAGGYDVDKNNSRLKLALKALVTKETLLQVKGSGASGSFKLNKKQLQSKDKAAAKKKAPLAAAKAKKPAAAAKKAPKSPKKPKKVSAAAKSPKKLKKPAKAALAAKSPKKTKAAKPKKATKSPAKKTAVKPKAAAKSPAKAKAKVAKAKKAAPKKK; encoded by the coding sequence ATGGCTGAAGCCGCCGAATCCGCGCCCGCTCCTCCCCCGGCTGAGCCCGCGGCcaagaaaaagaagcagcagccCAAGAAAGCAGCGGGGGCCGCTAAGTCCGCCAAGAAGCCGTCGTCTGGGCCCAGTGTGTCCGAGCAGATCGTCACAGCCGTGTCCGCTTCCAAGGAGcgcagcggggtgtctctggcaGCGCTCAAGAAGACTCTGGCTGCGGGAGGCTACGATGTGGACAAGAACAACAGCCGCCTCAAGCTGGCTCTCAAGGCTCTGGTCACGAAGGAGACCCTGCTCCAAGTCAAAGGCAGTGGAGCCTCCGGTTCCTTCAAGCTCAACAAGAAGCAGCTGCAGAGCAAGGACAAGGCCGCCGCCAAGAAGAAGGCGCCGCTAGCAGCGGCCAAAGCCAAGAAACCAGCGGCAGCAGCCAAGAAGGCGCCAAAGTCTCCGAAAAAGCCCAAGAAAGTCTCCGCAGCCGCCAAGAGCCCGAAGAAGCTCAAGAAACCCGCAAAGGCGGCGCTAGCAGCAAAGAGCCCGAAAAAAACCAAAGCTGCCAAGCCCAAGAAGGCCACCAAGAGCCCCGCAAAAAAGACCGCCGTCAAGCCCAAAGCTGCTGCTGCCAAAAGCCCAGCAAAGGCCAAAGCGGCCAAAGTGGTCAAAACCAAGAAAGCCGCCCCCAAGAAGAAATGA